A genomic segment from Peribacillus sp. ACCC06369 encodes:
- a CDS encoding amino acid ABC transporter permease, which produces MEKYFDLAYIVESVPMLVPFLKVTLIVTSLSVLFGTIIGFILAVMKLGNSKIAREIAYGYTTVLRCTPSIVLLFLTYYGIPAIAGNFGINLNDIDKAVFVVITFSLQFAAAMSEVIRTSLESIDRGQFEAAVSVGLSNTQAYRRIILPQAFVVALPNFGNSLLELMKEGSLAYTIGLIDIMGKAELIIAGNYNTHALEIYLALAVIYWTLSIAIEQLFLKLEKAFSKGKQVITTA; this is translated from the coding sequence ATGGAAAAATACTTTGATTTAGCTTACATAGTAGAGTCGGTACCAATGTTAGTTCCTTTTCTAAAAGTAACATTAATCGTTACGAGTCTATCGGTCTTGTTCGGGACAATCATAGGTTTCATCTTAGCAGTCATGAAACTTGGAAATAGTAAAATCGCCAGGGAAATTGCCTATGGATATACAACGGTACTGAGATGTACGCCCTCTATAGTTCTGCTTTTTTTGACTTATTATGGTATCCCTGCAATTGCAGGGAATTTTGGCATAAATCTTAATGACATTGATAAAGCAGTATTTGTAGTCATAACCTTTTCGCTTCAATTTGCGGCTGCAATGTCAGAAGTGATCAGAACATCGCTTGAATCTATTGATAGAGGGCAATTTGAAGCGGCAGTAAGCGTTGGATTAAGCAATACGCAAGCTTACCGGAGAATTATTTTACCCCAGGCTTTCGTAGTCGCATTACCAAACTTCGGTAACAGCTTACTTGAATTAATGAAAGAAGGGTCTTTAGCATATACAATCGGCTTGATAGATATCATGGGGAAGGCAGAGCTTATAATCGCCGGGAACTATAACACACATGCATTAGAAATTTATCTTGCATTGGCGGTTATTTACTGGACATTGTCGATTGCCATTGAACAACTGTTCTTAAAATTGGAAAAGGCATTCAGTAAAGGAAAACAAGTGATAACAACTGCATAG
- a CDS encoding amino acid ABC transporter permease produces MSEGLDYRFLVETFFVALSGVPTALFITIVALIIALPLGFLLALSRINQIPVLNRLAQIYVSFVRGTPVIIQIFIIYSSVPLMLTSIFEKYAVEMNVYDVNPIWYAFIVFSLNTTAILTEVFRSAISTVSKGQLEASYAVGLTTVQAFRRIIIPQTLVVALPNICTATVNLIKATSLGYALSLQEITLKAKVAANVGYNYVEAYIDIFLVYLILCSLVEYLFKRYEKRVSRFKAVSI; encoded by the coding sequence ATGTCAGAAGGTCTGGATTATAGGTTTTTAGTGGAAACCTTTTTTGTAGCGTTATCGGGGGTGCCGACCGCATTATTCATTACAATTGTTGCTTTGATTATTGCCTTGCCATTAGGGTTTTTACTTGCTTTATCAAGAATAAATCAAATCCCGGTATTGAATCGCTTAGCACAGATATACGTTTCATTTGTCAGAGGAACGCCCGTCATTATCCAAATTTTCATTATATATAGCAGTGTGCCATTAATGCTGACTTCGATATTTGAAAAGTATGCTGTCGAAATGAATGTATACGATGTAAATCCGATATGGTACGCATTCATTGTTTTCTCGTTGAATACGACAGCTATTCTTACAGAGGTGTTTCGTTCGGCAATCAGCACAGTGAGCAAGGGGCAGCTTGAAGCTTCGTACGCTGTCGGATTAACAACTGTGCAAGCATTTAGAAGAATTATCATTCCACAGACATTGGTAGTGGCATTACCGAATATATGTACAGCAACAGTCAATCTGATTAAAGCGACATCATTAGGTTATGCTTTGTCATTGCAGGAAATCACTTTAAAAGCCAAAGTAGCTGCCAATGTTGGCTACAATTATGTTGAAGCATATATTGATATCTTTCTTGTTTACCTAATTTTATGTAGTTTGGTGGAATACTTGTTTAAAAGGTATGAAAAACGAGTAAGCAGGTTTAAAGCCGTGAGTATCTGA
- a CDS encoding amino acid ABC transporter ATP-binding protein, whose translation MLEIKNIHKSFGENEILKGVDLNIDKGDVVVILGPSGSGKTTLLRCINFLEKADQGHAVFGDIDVSLKTASKKVIHGIRQKIAFVFQNYNLFTNKTALENVTEGLVIGRKIAKEEAYEIGKKALEKVGLSEKYDAYPSELSGGQQQRVGIARAVALNPDIILFDEPTSALDPELVGEVLTVMKQIAKEGTTMLVVTHEMSFAKDVANRVIFMDAGVIVEEGSPKEIFVNPKEERTKRFLKRVLPEDYIFYI comes from the coding sequence ATGCTAGAAATTAAAAATATTCATAAATCATTCGGTGAGAATGAGATTTTAAAAGGTGTGGATTTAAATATAGACAAGGGAGATGTGGTGGTAATTCTGGGTCCAAGTGGTTCAGGTAAGACAACTTTACTTCGATGCATTAACTTTCTTGAAAAAGCAGATCAAGGACATGCCGTTTTTGGAGATATTGATGTAAGTCTTAAAACAGCATCTAAAAAAGTGATTCATGGAATAAGGCAAAAGATAGCCTTTGTTTTTCAAAATTATAATCTTTTCACTAATAAAACCGCATTGGAAAATGTAACGGAAGGACTGGTTATTGGAAGGAAGATTGCGAAAGAAGAAGCATATGAGATTGGTAAAAAAGCATTGGAAAAAGTAGGCTTGTCAGAAAAATATGATGCTTACCCTAGTGAACTCTCAGGCGGGCAGCAGCAAAGGGTGGGCATTGCGAGAGCGGTTGCTTTAAACCCTGACATTATTTTATTTGACGAACCAACTTCGGCATTGGACCCGGAATTGGTCGGTGAAGTACTGACGGTGATGAAGCAAATTGCCAAAGAAGGAACTACGATGTTAGTCGTCACGCATGAAATGTCTTTTGCAAAGGATGTTGCAAACAGAGTGATTTTTATGGATGCAGGTGTCATAGTGGAAGAGGGATCGCCTAAAGAAATTTTTGTGAATCCAAAAGAAGAAAGAACGAAGAGGTTCTTAAAAAGAGTTTTGCCGGAGGATTATATTTTTTATATTTAG
- a CDS encoding LysR family transcriptional regulator, producing MDLRQLRYFTTIVQEKNYSQAAKILHISQPSLSNAIMKLEKEVSLQLLERNTRGLELTEAGEIFYTRSIDLLRKFNNMQVELEEMKDVGSGTVSIGSIESFKFWFPKLIRNFKVNYPNIHIKVREILGEEKVIDSLNRYNVHFTITNQPINNEEIVSTPLYNEKFMLLIHKDDELNKKESITFQDLAKKELIISTTGFQTRDDILKAFKDENAIPNILYEIERLEAACSLVEEGLGVTILPESYIKSAATRNTAIRAIDSNSLERTVYLAYLKDRYLSPAVCKLVEEIHSFFKWDVRNDA from the coding sequence ATGGATTTGCGCCAACTTCGTTATTTCACTACCATTGTCCAAGAAAAGAATTACTCCCAAGCTGCTAAAATACTACATATATCTCAACCTTCCTTAAGCAATGCCATCATGAAATTGGAAAAAGAAGTTAGTTTGCAGCTTTTGGAACGTAATACAAGGGGGCTAGAGCTTACGGAAGCAGGGGAGATTTTTTATACGAGATCTATTGACCTGTTAAGAAAATTCAATAATATGCAAGTGGAACTTGAGGAAATGAAGGATGTTGGAAGTGGAACAGTATCAATAGGTTCCATTGAATCATTCAAATTTTGGTTCCCGAAGTTAATCAGGAACTTTAAAGTCAATTATCCTAATATTCATATAAAAGTCAGGGAAATATTAGGGGAAGAGAAAGTTATCGATTCGTTAAATCGGTATAATGTTCATTTCACCATCACGAACCAGCCCATTAACAACGAGGAAATCGTGTCCACCCCCCTATATAATGAAAAATTCATGCTTTTGATCCATAAAGATGATGAATTAAACAAAAAAGAGTCCATCACTTTCCAAGACCTTGCAAAGAAAGAATTGATCATCAGTACAACTGGATTTCAAACAAGAGATGATATCTTAAAAGCATTTAAGGATGAAAATGCAATTCCCAATATCTTATACGAAATAGAAAGGCTTGAAGCAGCTTGCAGTTTGGTGGAAGAAGGACTTGGGGTTACAATTTTACCGGAAAGCTATATAAAATCCGCTGCAACACGCAATACTGCAATTCGTGCAATAGATTCGAATTCATTGGAAAGGACTGTTTACCTGGCCTATTTGAAAGATCGATATCTGTCTCCTGCAGTATGTAAGTTGGTAGAGGAAATACATAGCTTTTTTAAGTGGGATGTTAGGAACGATGCCTAA
- the hutG gene encoding formimidoylglutamase → MYIKPNLDYWNGRVDSHTDMDSFRYHQRVRLAPISELPISSEASRTFGMIGFKCDEGVKRNKGRIGAAEGPDHIRKSLAKLPCHLSSQTELLDAGNVTCEGPEMEAAQTQLGSAVAKILESKAIPIILGGGHETFYGHYLGIRKYIGPKARLGIINIDAHFDMRPYEKESSSGTMFKQILDEDQSCGYLCVGIQKQGNTKALFETAERNKVDYILEEDLSLNEMDETKQRINEFVKKNDFIILTLCTDVIDSAYAPGVSAPSPFGLNPKLVRAIIRHVVSNEKILSFDISEVNPSLDENNKTVTLAAHLINEVLLNFK, encoded by the coding sequence ATGTATATTAAACCGAATTTGGATTATTGGAATGGAAGGGTTGATTCCCATACTGACATGGACAGCTTCAGATACCACCAACGAGTACGTTTGGCACCGATTTCGGAATTACCCATCTCTTCCGAAGCATCCAGAACCTTTGGAATGATTGGCTTCAAATGTGATGAAGGAGTCAAAAGGAATAAAGGCAGGATTGGTGCTGCAGAGGGTCCTGATCACATTAGGAAGTCCTTGGCAAAATTACCATGTCATTTATCTTCCCAAACCGAGCTGTTGGATGCTGGAAATGTAACGTGTGAAGGTCCAGAGATGGAGGCTGCCCAAACTCAACTGGGATCAGCTGTTGCCAAAATATTGGAGAGTAAAGCGATTCCTATCATACTTGGCGGAGGACATGAAACCTTTTATGGCCATTATCTTGGGATTAGAAAATACATTGGACCAAAGGCTAGGTTAGGAATCATTAATATTGATGCTCACTTTGATATGAGGCCTTATGAAAAAGAAAGTTCATCAGGAACGATGTTTAAGCAGATTTTGGACGAGGATCAAAGTTGTGGATATTTATGTGTCGGAATTCAGAAACAGGGAAATACGAAGGCCCTGTTTGAAACTGCTGAGAGGAATAAGGTCGATTACATATTGGAAGAAGATTTGTCATTGAACGAAATGGATGAAACCAAGCAGCGGATTAATGAATTCGTTAAGAAAAATGACTTCATTATTCTTACATTATGTACGGACGTTATTGATTCAGCCTACGCACCTGGGGTAAGTGCACCCTCTCCGTTTGGACTTAATCCGAAATTGGTCCGTGCGATTATTAGGCATGTCGTATCAAATGAAAAGATCCTCTCCTTTGATATCTCGGAAGTGAATCCTTCGTTGGACGAAAATAATAAAACGGTTACTTTGGCAGCACATTTAATAAATGAGGTTTTGCTGAATTTTAAATAA
- a CDS encoding SOS response-associated peptidase — translation MCGRFTLFTDIEEIKERFNIQGPFDEEYQFSYNIAPSHSVLSVTNDGARNRLGYLRWGLIPFWAKDEKLGYKMINARAETIAEKASFKNAYKKKRCLIIADSFYEWKKEPGRKIPMRIKLKNHAAFGMAGLWESWKSPEGINIYSCSVITTVPNELMTSIHDRMPVILKPEDEKDWLNPSINDPAFLQQYLKPFDSEQMEAFEVSTDVNSTKNNSPNLIQQIC, via the coding sequence ATGTGCGGACGTTTCACGCTTTTCACGGACATTGAAGAAATAAAAGAACGGTTTAATATTCAAGGACCTTTTGATGAAGAATACCAATTCAGCTACAATATTGCACCTTCCCACTCCGTGCTATCCGTCACTAATGACGGGGCAAGGAATCGACTTGGATATCTTCGGTGGGGACTCATTCCTTTCTGGGCAAAAGATGAAAAACTGGGCTACAAAATGATCAATGCCAGAGCGGAAACCATTGCTGAGAAGGCAAGCTTCAAGAATGCGTATAAGAAGAAACGATGCTTGATAATCGCTGATTCATTTTATGAGTGGAAGAAGGAACCCGGGCGAAAAATACCCATGCGAATAAAGCTTAAAAATCATGCGGCATTTGGAATGGCCGGTCTCTGGGAATCCTGGAAATCTCCAGAAGGAATCAACATCTATTCGTGCTCAGTTATCACAACAGTTCCTAATGAGCTAATGACCAGCATTCATGACCGCATGCCTGTCATCCTTAAACCTGAAGATGAAAAAGATTGGTTGAATCCATCCATTAATGATCCTGCCTTTCTGCAGCAGTATTTAAAACCATTCGATTCTGAACAAATGGAAGCATTTGAGGTATCGACTGATGTGAATTCAACTAAAAATAATTCACCAAACCTAATACAACAAATTTGCTAA
- a CDS encoding Na+/H+ antiporter NhaC family protein has protein sequence MSANNKGNPWALIPFVVFLILFIGSGIITKDFYSFPVIVAISIASAAALAMNRKETLNHKVDIFCKGAGDANIMLMVIIFLLAGAFAEVANGMGAVESTVNLALAVFPQNLLMVGIFIIACFISLSMGTSMGTIVALAPIGVGISEQTDISLAFSMAAVIGGAMFGDNLSFISDTTIAAVRTQGTKMKDKFKVNFFIVLPAAIITCVILGILTMGEQADIAQHSYNWVKILPYLCVLITALAGVNVFLVLSIGIVFAGIIGLADGSYQPLGVIQKIGEGMAGMYEISFLAILIAGMVAVIKHNGGIDYLLHLVTRNSKTKKGAEFSIAGLVGLTNLSTANNTISIIIAGPLAKNIAEKYGIDLRKSASLLDVFACCIQGLIPYGAQLLVAAGVAHISPISILPYSYYPILIGLCGVIAILIGYPRFQPVDNETKKRTS, from the coding sequence ATGAGTGCAAACAATAAAGGGAATCCGTGGGCATTGATCCCATTTGTCGTTTTTTTAATTTTATTTATAGGGTCCGGAATCATTACTAAAGATTTTTATTCTTTTCCGGTGATTGTAGCGATTTCAATTGCATCGGCAGCAGCATTGGCAATGAATCGGAAAGAGACACTCAATCATAAGGTTGATATCTTCTGTAAAGGTGCCGGGGACGCCAATATTATGTTAATGGTTATCATTTTCCTTTTGGCAGGCGCTTTTGCCGAAGTTGCAAATGGCATGGGGGCAGTTGAATCTACGGTGAATCTTGCCTTAGCGGTTTTTCCGCAAAATCTATTAATGGTAGGGATTTTCATCATCGCTTGCTTTATCTCTCTATCCATGGGGACGAGCATGGGAACGATTGTAGCACTAGCACCTATTGGGGTGGGAATTAGTGAGCAAACCGATATTTCGCTTGCCTTTTCAATGGCGGCCGTTATAGGTGGTGCGATGTTTGGGGATAACCTTTCCTTCATTTCAGATACGACAATCGCTGCAGTTCGTACGCAGGGAACGAAAATGAAGGATAAGTTCAAAGTGAATTTTTTCATTGTTTTACCTGCGGCCATCATCACATGTGTCATCCTTGGAATTTTAACAATGGGTGAACAAGCAGACATCGCTCAACATTCTTATAATTGGGTGAAGATCCTTCCATATCTTTGTGTATTGATCACTGCATTGGCAGGTGTCAATGTGTTCCTGGTCCTATCCATCGGAATCGTATTTGCCGGAATTATCGGCTTGGCGGATGGAAGTTATCAACCGTTGGGTGTCATTCAAAAAATCGGAGAAGGGATGGCGGGAATGTATGAAATCTCTTTCCTGGCCATTTTAATCGCAGGCATGGTAGCTGTAATCAAGCATAATGGCGGTATCGATTATCTTCTCCACCTCGTGACCAGAAACAGCAAAACTAAAAAAGGGGCTGAATTCAGCATTGCCGGGCTTGTTGGTTTGACGAACCTTTCCACGGCAAATAACACGATATCAATTATCATTGCCGGGCCACTTGCCAAAAATATTGCTGAAAAGTATGGGATTGATCTGCGTAAATCGGCGAGCTTGCTTGATGTTTTTGCATGCTGCATTCAGGGGTTAATTCCATATGGGGCACAACTGCTTGTTGCTGCTGGGGTAGCACATATTTCTCCGATAAGCATCTTGCCGTATTCATATTACCCAATACTAATTGGCCTTTGTGGAGTCATAGCCATCTTGATTGGTTATCCGCGATTTCAGCCGGTAGATAATGAAACGAAGAAACGTACTTCTTAA
- a CDS encoding chromate transporter: MELWELFSTFFIIGFVSFGGGYAMIPVIESEVLQHGWMTTQQFTDVIAISGMSPGPITTNSAILVGYSTAGLAGAISSVLGILLPAIILVTVIATFFSKLNHYPVIQSMFYGLRPVVTSLILFAAISFALSNHLIALNFSWHTISLLLVFGLSLFALLKLRWHPAYVIILSGLVGVVLYS; the protein is encoded by the coding sequence ATGGAATTGTGGGAGTTGTTTAGCACCTTCTTTATTATCGGCTTTGTATCGTTTGGAGGCGGATACGCCATGATTCCGGTAATAGAATCGGAAGTCTTACAGCATGGGTGGATGACGACGCAACAATTTACCGATGTAATCGCTATTTCCGGCATGTCTCCCGGGCCTATCACCACCAATAGTGCCATTCTCGTAGGCTATTCGACTGCTGGATTAGCAGGAGCCATATCATCCGTTCTCGGAATCTTGCTTCCAGCCATTATACTCGTAACCGTTATAGCCACCTTCTTCAGCAAATTGAATCATTATCCAGTTATTCAATCGATGTTTTATGGATTAAGACCCGTTGTCACTAGTTTAATCCTCTTTGCAGCTATCAGCTTTGCACTTTCCAATCATTTGATAGCCCTGAACTTTTCTTGGCATACGATAAGCTTATTACTCGTTTTTGGATTATCGTTATTTGCCCTATTGAAATTACGCTGGCACCCAGCCTATGTCATTATTCTTTCTGGTTTAGTTGGTGTTGTCCTCTATTCATAA
- a CDS encoding chromate transporter, whose translation MSMKGQWKTLFQLFWTFFKMAPVTFGGGFAMIPLIEKEVVEKRKWLTNEEVTDVFALSQSVPGAVAINSATFIGHRIAGMKGAMAAMIGVSLPTCLIVLILGILYFFIHDNPKIESAFISIRASIVAIIAYAAIKIGKTAIVDKSTFCILIVGIPVLFFVHPVLVILAGAITGIVTISIKRKLGFDVKMDRKEKKIEENDFEYFMGAGI comes from the coding sequence ATGTCAATGAAAGGACAATGGAAAACACTGTTCCAATTATTTTGGACCTTTTTTAAAATGGCACCTGTGACATTCGGAGGCGGGTTTGCGATGATCCCCTTAATCGAAAAAGAAGTAGTGGAGAAAAGAAAATGGCTGACAAACGAAGAAGTTACGGATGTTTTTGCTTTATCTCAATCCGTACCGGGAGCTGTCGCCATTAACTCCGCCACCTTTATCGGCCATCGAATTGCCGGAATGAAGGGCGCAATGGCAGCCATGATCGGTGTTTCATTACCTACATGTTTAATTGTTCTAATCCTCGGCATTTTGTATTTTTTCATTCACGATAATCCGAAGATAGAATCCGCATTCATATCGATTAGAGCTTCGATAGTGGCCATCATCGCTTATGCGGCTATCAAGATAGGAAAAACCGCTATTGTTGACAAATCAACTTTCTGTATTTTGATAGTTGGAATCCCAGTCCTTTTCTTCGTTCACCCTGTTTTGGTTATATTAGCAGGGGCTATAACAGGTATTGTGACCATCTCTATTAAGAGGAAATTAGGTTTCGATGTCAAGATGGACCGAAAAGAAAAGAAAATAGAAGAAAACGATTTCGAATACTTCATGGGTGCTGGCATATAG
- a CDS encoding LysR family transcriptional regulator, which yields MKIENLRMFCLVVDEGSISQAARLSFLSQPAATRQIHQLENFYNTLLFDREEGRLRVTEAGKLLYPFAKAIVNDFNHSKVVIQQSTGEYNANLIVGASLTIGEYLLPSLLGKFKKQQPEIKVTLTIKNTPRVLEDLSNDVIDLALVEGLVENTDFIVDKFAEDELILVCPFDHPWKDRKEIQLEELGNERMIWRESISGTRLIVENTLREHGVLEKIESYMEIGSTQAIKSAVEAGLGISILPRLTVARELEQGFLREVGISRIDITRNLWLVRKNKRFNKIGVSNFVDFLR from the coding sequence TTGAAAATAGAAAATCTAAGAATGTTTTGTTTAGTGGTGGATGAAGGAAGTATAAGCCAGGCAGCGAGGTTAAGCTTCTTATCTCAACCCGCGGCAACAAGACAGATTCATCAATTGGAAAATTTTTATAACACTTTGTTATTCGACCGTGAGGAAGGGAGGCTAAGAGTGACGGAAGCAGGAAAGTTGTTATACCCTTTTGCAAAAGCTATTGTAAATGACTTTAACCATTCAAAAGTAGTGATTCAGCAATCAACGGGCGAGTACAATGCTAACCTCATAGTAGGTGCATCCTTGACAATCGGCGAGTATTTGTTGCCGAGCTTGCTTGGGAAATTCAAAAAACAACAGCCTGAAATAAAAGTGACATTAACGATAAAAAATACCCCCCGGGTTCTGGAGGATTTATCAAACGATGTCATTGATTTGGCCTTGGTGGAAGGACTTGTGGAAAACACCGATTTTATTGTAGACAAGTTCGCCGAAGACGAATTGATATTGGTTTGTCCATTTGACCACCCATGGAAAGACAGAAAAGAAATCCAGCTAGAGGAATTGGGAAATGAAAGGATGATATGGCGTGAATCCATATCAGGGACACGACTTATCGTAGAAAACACGTTAAGGGAGCATGGGGTTTTAGAAAAAATAGAAAGCTACATGGAGATTGGTAGTACTCAAGCGATAAAAAGTGCGGTTGAGGCTGGACTTGGGATCAGCATTTTGCCAAGGTTGACAGTTGCCAGGGAATTGGAACAAGGTTTTTTGCGGGAAGTGGGTATTTCCAGAATAGATATAACAAGAAATCTGTGGCTGGTCAGGAAAAACAAGCGTTTTAATAAAATAGGGGTGTCTAATTTTGTGGATTTTCTTCGATAG
- a CDS encoding alkyl sulfatase dimerization domain-containing protein, with the protein MSNKSFIKGIVSVPFVFVLLVGHSVTNAAPDMPMPATHSTISANKAVYKQLDFTDKEDFENAHKGFIAPLNMNPIKNSKGNVVWDSNRYSFIKEDQPASYTVNPSLWRQAQLQNITGLFKVVDGVYQVRGQDLSVLTIVEGRTGLIVLDTLSTIETANAAMELYFEHRPKKPVTAIVISHSHADHFGGIKGIAQYAENPAKVPIIVPEGFNEEALSENILLGNIMSRRAGYMFGNLLPANEKGFVTSGIGPGLSNGTFSYLPPTIEVKDDIQTVEIDGITFKFLLTPDSEAPSEMHYYINDYKTLVVAENTGHTLHNIYTLRGAKTRDTLKWVKALDETVDLFGNEDIDAMVTAHTWPIWGKDRVLEQLESQRDLYKYIHDQTIRLANLGLTPDEIAEKLKLPEMLDKVWANRGYYGTLKHNVKAVYNFYLGYFNGNPSDLDPLPQEESGAKYIEYMGGEKKVIKRAKLDYKKGEYRWVAQVLKHVVMANPKNTEAKNLLAKAYEQ; encoded by the coding sequence ATGTCCAATAAATCTTTTATTAAAGGAATTGTTTCCGTTCCATTTGTTTTTGTTTTACTAGTAGGACATTCTGTTACAAATGCTGCGCCCGATATGCCAATGCCGGCAACACATTCAACAATTTCAGCAAATAAGGCTGTTTATAAACAGTTGGATTTTACAGATAAGGAAGATTTCGAAAATGCACATAAGGGATTTATTGCACCTTTAAATATGAATCCAATTAAAAATTCAAAAGGTAACGTAGTATGGGATAGCAATCGATATTCATTCATCAAAGAAGATCAGCCGGCAAGTTATACTGTAAACCCTAGCTTGTGGAGACAGGCTCAATTACAAAATATAACGGGCTTATTTAAAGTTGTAGATGGAGTTTATCAAGTTCGGGGACAGGATCTATCAGTGCTTACCATAGTTGAAGGAAGAACAGGATTAATCGTTTTGGATACACTTTCTACAATTGAAACAGCCAATGCAGCCATGGAACTGTATTTTGAACATCGACCCAAAAAACCAGTAACTGCAATAGTTATTAGTCATAGTCACGCGGATCACTTTGGTGGTATAAAAGGCATTGCTCAATACGCTGAAAATCCAGCAAAGGTGCCCATTATTGTCCCAGAAGGATTTAACGAAGAAGCGCTAAGTGAGAACATTCTTTTAGGTAATATAATGTCTCGGCGTGCAGGGTATATGTTCGGAAATCTTTTACCTGCAAATGAAAAAGGATTTGTAACTTCTGGTATTGGCCCGGGATTAAGTAACGGAACTTTTAGCTATTTACCTCCAACGATTGAAGTAAAGGATGATATTCAAACGGTGGAAATAGACGGAATAACATTTAAATTTTTATTGACGCCGGATTCAGAAGCTCCATCTGAGATGCATTACTATATCAATGATTACAAAACTTTAGTGGTAGCCGAAAACACCGGACACACGTTACATAATATTTATACATTAAGGGGAGCTAAAACCAGAGATACCTTAAAATGGGTAAAGGCACTTGATGAAACAGTAGATCTGTTTGGAAATGAAGATATAGATGCTATGGTTACCGCCCATACATGGCCTATATGGGGGAAAGACCGTGTTCTGGAACAGTTGGAAAGTCAACGTGATTTGTACAAATATATTCATGACCAAACCATACGATTAGCTAATTTAGGTCTCACACCAGATGAAATCGCGGAAAAGTTAAAGCTTCCTGAAATGTTGGATAAAGTCTGGGCCAATCGGGGGTATTACGGAACATTGAAACACAACGTAAAAGCGGTGTACAACTTTTATTTAGGATATTTCAACGGTAATCCATCCGACTTGGATCCATTACCACAAGAGGAATCGGGAGCTAAATATATAGAATATATGGGTGGGGAAAAGAAGGTCATCAAGCGGGCAAAACTTGATTATAAAAAAGGGGAATATCGCTGGGTTGCTCAAGTCTTAAAGCATGTAGTCATGGCCAATCCCAAAAATACAGAAGCAAAAAATTTACTGGCTAAAGCTTATGAGCAATAA
- a CDS encoding alkyl sulfatase C-terminal domain-containing protein, whose product MWRNFYLTGADELRNGVANSKGSGGMMNLDTLLNMPMDDFLKFLSIKLNGTKAENKNMTFNMTFTDSKTNYMIDLDNTVLNFKKGKMASAPDATLTLDRITFYQIALGREDLSKMAAAGKVSISGNNEKFEDFLSLLDQFQPKINIVTP is encoded by the coding sequence GTGTGGCGTAATTTCTATCTTACCGGCGCAGATGAGTTAAGGAATGGAGTGGCAAACTCGAAGGGAAGTGGCGGAATGATGAATCTCGATACGCTGCTCAATATGCCAATGGATGATTTCCTGAAATTCTTATCCATTAAATTAAACGGAACAAAAGCGGAAAATAAAAATATGACATTCAATATGACATTTACAGATTCGAAAACTAATTACATGATTGATCTGGATAATACTGTGTTAAATTTCAAAAAAGGGAAAATGGCGTCCGCTCCTGATGCAACATTAACATTAGATAGAATAACCTTCTATCAGATTGCTCTAGGACGTGAAGATTTATCCAAAATGGCGGCGGCCGGGAAAGTTTCCATTTCTGGTAATAACGAAAAATTCGAAGATTTCTTGTCTTTGCTGGATCAATTTCAACCAAAGATTAATATCGTTACTCCGTGA